A genome region from Acinetobacter lwoffii includes the following:
- the prpC gene encoding bifunctional 2-methylcitrate synthase/citrate synthase yields the protein MAEGKVLTGAGLRGQVAGKTSLSTVGKSSAGLTYRGYDVQDLAEHCQFEEVAYLIFFGELPTAEQLAAYKAKLKSLRTLPQALKEVLERIPADSHPMDVMRTGVSMLGNLETEQSFEQQQDIADRILATLPAIICYWYRYSHDGVRIEENTDDDSIGAQFLHLLHGEKPNELHEQVMNVSLILYAEHEFNASTFTARVCASTLSDMHSCITGAIGSLRGPLHGGANEAAMDMIENWKSPEEAEREMLGMLERKEKIMGFGHAIYKDNDPRNGIIKVWSERLAKDVGDTVLYPVSVRCEEVMWREKKLFCNADFFHASAYHFMGIPTKLFTPIFVMSRVTGWAAHVMEQRADNRIIRPSADYTGPELRKVVPIAERSTAA from the coding sequence ATGGCTGAAGGAAAAGTACTCACTGGCGCAGGATTGCGCGGACAAGTGGCAGGTAAAACCTCACTCTCAACAGTAGGGAAAAGTAGCGCAGGTCTGACCTATCGTGGTTATGACGTGCAGGATCTGGCTGAACATTGCCAGTTTGAAGAAGTCGCTTATCTGATTTTCTTCGGAGAATTGCCGACAGCAGAGCAATTGGCAGCCTACAAAGCCAAACTGAAATCCTTGCGCACTTTACCTCAGGCATTAAAAGAAGTCCTTGAGCGTATTCCTGCGGATTCGCATCCAATGGATGTGATGCGTACTGGCGTTTCCATGCTGGGCAATCTTGAAACTGAGCAGTCTTTTGAGCAGCAACAGGATATCGCAGACCGCATTTTGGCAACTTTGCCGGCAATCATTTGTTACTGGTATCGTTATAGTCATGACGGCGTACGTATTGAAGAAAATACTGACGATGATTCGATTGGTGCACAGTTCCTGCATCTTCTGCATGGTGAAAAACCAAATGAGCTACATGAACAGGTAATGAATGTTTCCTTGATTCTGTATGCAGAGCATGAATTCAATGCTTCGACTTTTACCGCTCGTGTGTGTGCATCAACGCTGTCAGATATGCATTCCTGTATTACCGGTGCAATCGGTTCCTTGCGTGGCCCTCTACATGGCGGTGCCAACGAAGCTGCGATGGACATGATCGAAAACTGGAAGTCGCCTGAAGAAGCTGAACGTGAAATGCTGGGCATGCTGGAACGTAAAGAAAAAATCATGGGCTTCGGTCATGCGATCTATAAGGACAATGATCCGCGTAATGGCATTATTAAAGTCTGGTCGGAGCGTTTAGCCAAAGATGTCGGTGATACCGTACTTTATCCAGTGTCAGTGCGCTGCGAAGAAGTCATGTGGCGTGAGAAGAAATTATTCTGTAATGCGGATTTCTTCCATGCTTCGGCTTATCATTTCATGGGCATTCCAACCAAGTTGTTTACCCCGATCTTTGTTATGTCACGTGTGACAGGTTGGGCAGCGCATGTGATGGAACAGCGTGCAGATAACCGTATTATCCGTCCAAGCGCGGACTATACCGGTCCAGAACTACGTAAAGTAGTGCCAATCGCTGAGCGTTCTACAGCGGCTTGA
- the prpB gene encoding methylisocitrate lyase: MTEQMSAGLRFRQALEVEKPLQIMGTVNAYAAMMAKQVGYKAIYLSGAGVANYSYGLPDLGMTSLDNVLEDVRRITERVDTPLLVDIDTGWGGALNIARTIKQMIAAGAAAVHIEDQVAQKRCGHRPNKEIVSQQEMVDRIKAAVDAKTDSNFVVMARTDALQKEGLQAVIDRASACVEAGADAIFAEAMTDITMYRTVCDAVGVPVLANITEFGDTPYYTVDELAEQGIGMVLYPLSATRAMQKAALEVMRSVREHGTQVNVLDIMQQRKELYEFLDYHSFEDTLDKLFKQEN, translated from the coding sequence ATGACAGAACAAATGTCTGCAGGTTTAAGATTTAGACAAGCGCTTGAAGTCGAGAAACCATTGCAAATTATGGGCACGGTAAATGCCTATGCTGCCATGATGGCCAAACAGGTCGGTTATAAAGCCATTTATTTATCAGGTGCGGGTGTCGCGAATTATTCTTATGGTTTGCCTGATCTGGGCATGACCAGCCTGGATAATGTTCTTGAAGATGTACGCCGGATCACTGAGCGTGTGGATACACCTTTACTGGTTGATATTGATACCGGTTGGGGCGGTGCATTAAATATTGCCCGCACGATCAAGCAGATGATTGCAGCAGGAGCCGCTGCGGTTCATATTGAAGATCAGGTGGCACAGAAGCGTTGTGGTCATCGTCCAAATAAAGAAATCGTATCGCAACAGGAAATGGTCGATCGTATCAAAGCTGCTGTAGATGCGAAAACCGATTCAAACTTCGTGGTGATGGCGCGTACCGATGCGCTACAAAAAGAAGGCCTGCAAGCCGTGATTGACCGTGCTTCTGCCTGTGTTGAAGCGGGCGCAGATGCGATCTTTGCTGAAGCGATGACTGATATCACCATGTACCGTACAGTGTGTGATGCGGTCGGTGTTCCAGTCTTGGCAAATATTACCGAATTTGGTGATACACCCTATTATACGGTAGATGAACTGGCTGAGCAGGGCATTGGCATGGTGCTGTATCCATTGTCAGCGACACGTGCCATGCAAAAAGCCGCACTTGAAGTGATGCGTTCGGTGCGCGAACATGGTACTCAGGTAAATGTTCTGGATATCATGCAACAACGAAAAGAACTCTACGAATTTTTAGATTATCACAGCTTCGAAGACACATTAGATAAACTGTTTAAACAGGAGAATTAA
- a CDS encoding TetR/AcrR family transcriptional regulator has translation MQDLALEPLAKDLPQTKRGHERCIALLISATELFLERGYDAVSLDDIVQHAGGSKASIYKYFGNKEGLFKAICDYRRIKFFEDISIPIELMALDFRSYLVHTLLNFYHQIMQPENSAFMRLVLEQSQRNPELAQHIHERGPVHVQSAIATALEQADAQGLLHCENPQYSAQLYFGILRNLEWRILMGIPVQEDDQEIDKYISYCVDRFLDGHQKV, from the coding sequence ATGCAAGACCTTGCCCTAGAACCGCTCGCCAAAGATCTGCCACAGACCAAACGTGGTCATGAGCGTTGTATTGCGCTGCTGATCAGTGCAACCGAGCTATTTCTGGAACGGGGTTATGACGCTGTCTCTCTGGATGATATCGTCCAGCATGCCGGAGGCTCCAAAGCTTCGATCTATAAATACTTTGGCAATAAAGAAGGCTTGTTTAAAGCCATCTGCGATTATCGTCGTATCAAGTTTTTTGAAGATATCAGTATTCCGATCGAATTGATGGCACTGGATTTTCGTAGTTATTTAGTACACACGCTACTCAATTTTTATCACCAGATCATGCAACCTGAAAACTCGGCCTTTATGCGTCTGGTGCTGGAACAGAGTCAGCGCAATCCAGAACTTGCTCAACATATTCATGAGCGAGGCCCGGTGCATGTGCAAAGTGCCATTGCCACGGCTTTAGAACAGGCAGATGCGCAAGGTTTATTGCATTGCGAAAATCCACAATATTCGGCACAGTTGTATTTTGGTATTTTGCGCAATCTGGAATGGCGTATTCTGATGGGAATTCCGGTACAGGAAGATGATCAGGAAATCGACAAATACATCAGTTATTGTGTGGATCGCTTTTTAGACGGTCATCAAAAAGTCTAG
- the argF gene encoding ornithine carbamoyltransferase: protein MALRHFLTLRDLSTLELNQILQRAIELKRKQHNNEVFQPFVGKVMGMIFEKSSTRTRVSFEAGMSQFGGSAIFLSSRDTQLGRGEPIEDSARVISSMLDIVMIRTFGHDIVERFASYSKVPVINALTDDHHPCQLLADMQTYVEQRGSIEGKTVAWIGDGNNMCNSYIEAAHMWGFNLKIAAPKGYEPQEKFLSEFAHCVELVPSAEDAAVNADLIVTDVWASMGQEEEQKIREKAFADYQVNERLMDLAHPDCLFMHCLPAHRGEEISENLLDHKNAVVWDEAENRLHAQKALVEFLINENLKKD from the coding sequence ATGGCTCTCCGTCACTTTCTCACCTTACGCGATTTATCAACTTTAGAACTTAACCAGATTTTGCAACGCGCAATTGAGCTTAAGCGCAAACAGCATAACAATGAAGTGTTCCAACCATTTGTTGGTAAAGTGATGGGCATGATTTTTGAGAAATCGAGTACCCGTACGCGTGTTTCGTTTGAAGCTGGCATGAGCCAATTTGGTGGTAGCGCGATTTTCCTGTCTTCACGCGATACCCAGTTAGGTCGTGGTGAACCGATTGAAGATTCAGCACGTGTGATTTCAAGCATGCTGGATATCGTGATGATCCGTACTTTCGGCCATGATATCGTGGAGCGTTTTGCATCTTATTCAAAAGTTCCAGTGATTAATGCGTTGACAGATGACCACCATCCTTGCCAGCTACTTGCTGACATGCAGACTTATGTAGAGCAACGTGGCTCAATTGAAGGTAAAACTGTTGCCTGGATTGGTGATGGCAACAATATGTGTAACTCTTATATTGAAGCTGCACATATGTGGGGCTTTAATCTGAAAATTGCAGCGCCAAAAGGCTATGAGCCACAAGAAAAATTCCTGTCTGAATTCGCGCATTGTGTGGAACTGGTTCCTTCTGCTGAAGATGCAGCGGTGAATGCTGACCTGATCGTGACTGATGTTTGGGCAAGCATGGGTCAGGAAGAAGAGCAGAAGATCCGTGAAAAAGCCTTTGCAGATTATCAGGTGAATGAACGCCTGATGGATCTTGCACATCCGGATTGCTTGTTTATGCACTGCTTGCCTGCGCATCGTGGCGAAGAGATTTCAGAAAATCTGCTTGACCATAAAAATGCTGTAGTTTGGGATGAAGCAGAAAATCGTTTGCACGCGCAAAAAGCCTTGGTTGAATTCCTGATTAATGAAAATCTGAAAAAAGACTAA
- a CDS encoding YnfA family protein, protein MDIQITKLFTTFFLFLVTALMEILGCYFPYLILNQGKSHWLWIPTALALAAFVWLLTLHPAASGRIYAAYGGIYIFSALMWLRFVDQVTLSRWDLLGGMVVILGALVIILQPQGLIR, encoded by the coding sequence ATGGATATTCAAATTACCAAGTTGTTCACGACATTTTTCCTGTTTTTGGTCACAGCACTGATGGAAATTTTAGGCTGTTATTTTCCTTATCTAATTTTAAATCAGGGAAAAAGCCATTGGTTGTGGATTCCGACAGCTCTGGCTTTGGCGGCTTTTGTCTGGCTGTTAACCTTGCATCCAGCTGCTTCAGGACGGATCTATGCCGCTTATGGCGGTATCTATATTTTTTCAGCGCTAATGTGGTTGCGCTTCGTTGATCAAGTCACACTGTCACGTTGGGATCTGCTTGGTGGTATGGTGGTAATACTGGGTGCACTGGTTATTATTTTGCAACCACAAGGCTTGATACGTTAA
- the clpA gene encoding ATP-dependent Clp protease ATP-binding subunit ClpA, translated as MLSRQLEVSLRLAVSMARQKRHEFLTVEHLLLALLDNDSAVNALKACGADIIVLRKELEEYVEQHTPKLGENSDQAPHPTESFDRILQRAIFHVQSSGGDRTVEGADILVAMYSERDSFAVYLLKRHQINRLTLTQYLSHGTRKEDVQSEEEIEDLDGESASSASSGPLELYTTNLNVEAQKGKTDPLIGREKEIERAAQILCRRRKNNPLLVGDPGVGKTSIAEGLAWLIVNGKAPKPLENAEIFSLDIGALVAGTKYRGDFEKRLKQLLNALKKKPEAVLFIDEIHMIIGAGSSMGSTMDASNLIKPALANGSLRCIGSTTFQEYRQVFEKDHALSRRFQKIDVNEPSISETIDILRGLKSKFEDFHHVEYDDQALVSAVELSAKFINDRFLPDKAIDVIDEAGAQRRLKAEQDDSLITVENIEDIVSKIARIPPKTVSKDDKSVLENLERDLKRVVFGQDEAIEALASAIKLSRAGLKSPDKPVGSFVFAGPTGVGKTEVTKQLAKQMGVELVRFDMSEYMERHAVSRLIGAPPGYVGFDQGGLLTDAIHKNPHCVLLLDEIEKAHPDVFNLLLQIMDHGSLTDNNGRKSDFRNVVLVLTTNIGAESISRASIGFMEQDNSNDNQEAMKKAFSPEFRNRLDGVIQFKALPSSIIENVVDKFLTELQAQLDDKKVMLEVDQSAREWMSEHGYDRLMGARPMQRLIQEHLKKPLAEMILFGELAENGGNVAVSVKKENGKAVGLKLEVFEDQTAEPA; from the coding sequence ATGCTCAGTCGTCAATTAGAAGTATCACTACGTTTGGCTGTCAGCATGGCTCGTCAAAAGAGACATGAGTTCCTGACCGTAGAACATTTATTGTTAGCCTTACTCGACAATGATTCTGCCGTAAATGCTCTCAAAGCATGTGGTGCCGACATCATCGTGTTGCGTAAGGAATTAGAAGAGTACGTAGAACAACATACCCCTAAACTTGGTGAAAATAGTGATCAGGCACCACACCCGACAGAAAGCTTCGACCGGATCTTGCAACGCGCGATTTTTCACGTGCAATCAAGCGGTGGTGATCGTACTGTAGAAGGTGCTGATATTCTGGTTGCCATGTATTCTGAGCGTGACTCATTTGCAGTCTATCTGCTTAAACGTCATCAAATTAACCGTCTGACCCTGACTCAATATCTGTCTCATGGTACGCGTAAAGAAGATGTACAGTCTGAAGAGGAAATCGAAGACCTAGATGGCGAATCAGCATCTTCAGCGAGTTCAGGTCCACTTGAGCTTTATACCACTAACCTGAATGTTGAAGCACAAAAGGGCAAGACCGATCCACTGATTGGTCGTGAAAAAGAAATCGAGCGTGCCGCACAAATTCTTTGCCGCCGTCGTAAAAACAACCCGCTGCTTGTCGGTGATCCGGGAGTTGGTAAAACCTCGATTGCTGAAGGTCTGGCCTGGTTGATCGTGAATGGTAAAGCGCCAAAACCGCTGGAAAATGCTGAAATTTTCAGTCTGGACATTGGTGCTTTGGTGGCAGGAACCAAATACCGCGGTGATTTTGAAAAACGCTTGAAACAGCTTTTAAATGCGCTGAAAAAGAAACCTGAAGCAGTGCTGTTTATTGATGAAATTCACATGATTATTGGTGCAGGCTCGAGTATGGGCAGCACCATGGATGCATCGAATCTGATCAAACCGGCGCTGGCAAATGGTTCTTTACGTTGCATTGGCTCAACCACTTTCCAGGAATACCGTCAGGTCTTTGAGAAAGATCATGCTTTATCGCGCCGTTTCCAGAAAATTGATGTGAATGAACCCTCTATTTCAGAAACCATTGATATTCTACGTGGTCTGAAATCGAAATTTGAAGATTTCCATCATGTAGAATATGACGATCAAGCCTTGGTGTCTGCGGTAGAACTTTCTGCAAAATTTATCAACGACCGTTTCTTGCCAGATAAGGCGATTGACGTCATTGATGAAGCCGGTGCTCAGCGCCGTCTGAAAGCTGAACAAGATGACAGTTTGATCACCGTAGAAAATATTGAAGATATCGTCTCTAAAATTGCGCGTATTCCACCAAAAACTGTCTCGAAAGATGACAAGAGCGTGCTGGAAAATCTTGAGCGCGATCTGAAACGTGTGGTCTTTGGTCAGGATGAAGCCATTGAAGCTTTGGCATCTGCAATTAAACTATCACGTGCCGGTTTGAAATCTCCAGATAAGCCTGTTGGTAGCTTTGTTTTTGCAGGTCCAACAGGGGTCGGTAAAACCGAAGTGACCAAGCAGCTCGCAAAACAGATGGGTGTGGAACTGGTTCGCTTTGATATGTCGGAATATATGGAACGCCATGCGGTGTCTCGCTTAATCGGTGCACCTCCGGGCTATGTCGGTTTTGATCAAGGTGGCTTGCTCACCGATGCGATTCATAAAAATCCGCATTGTGTACTGTTGCTAGACGAGATCGAAAAAGCGCATCCAGATGTGTTTAACCTGTTATTACAGATTATGGATCATGGTTCATTGACTGATAACAACGGGCGTAAATCTGATTTCCGTAACGTGGTCTTGGTACTCACCACCAATATTGGTGCTGAGAGTATTTCTCGTGCCAGCATCGGTTTCATGGAACAAGACAATAGTAACGATAATCAGGAAGCGATGAAGAAAGCCTTCTCGCCAGAATTCCGTAACCGTCTCGACGGAGTGATTCAGTTCAAGGCATTACCAAGCAGCATTATTGAAAATGTCGTGGATAAATTCCTGACTGAACTTCAAGCACAACTGGATGACAAAAAAGTCATGCTGGAAGTGGATCAAAGCGCACGTGAATGGATGTCAGAACATGGCTATGACCGTTTAATGGGCGCACGTCCAATGCAACGTCTGATTCAGGAGCACCTGAAAAAACCGCTTGCTGAGATGATCCTGTTTGGTGAACTGGCTGAAAATGGCGGCAATGTTGCAGTATCGGTTAAAAAAGAAAATGGTAAAGCGGTTGGCTTAAAACTTGAGGTTTTTGAAGATCAGACTGCTGAACCGGCCTAA
- the clpS gene encoding ATP-dependent Clp protease adapter ClpS yields the protein MPSNKRQMCLSDIKNSFNESGIVDWHISPRLANEPSEDGDSDLAVQTAPPELKRPPLYAVVLLNDDYTPMEFVIEILQQYFAMNLDQATQVMLTVHYEGKGVAGVYPRDIAETKANQVNNYARSQGHPLLCQIEPKD from the coding sequence ATGCCAAGCAATAAACGTCAAATGTGTTTAAGTGATATTAAAAACTCTTTTAATGAGTCTGGAATTGTTGATTGGCATATCAGCCCACGTTTAGCAAATGAACCCTCTGAAGACGGTGATTCTGACCTAGCTGTACAAACTGCACCGCCAGAACTGAAACGTCCACCGTTGTATGCCGTTGTTTTATTAAATGACGACTATACGCCGATGGAGTTTGTAATTGAAATTTTACAACAATACTTTGCAATGAATCTTGACCAAGCTACACAAGTAATGCTAACTGTACATTATGAAGGAAAGGGTGTAGCTGGGGTCTATCCTCGAGACATTGCGGAGACCAAAGCGAACCAAGTCAATAATTATGCTCGATCACAAGGTCATCCGTTACTTTGCCAAATAGAGCCTAAAGATTAA
- a CDS encoding DUF6776 family protein — MPNNESNTTLPQEPGTKKPFMKGNTPLAIGAAVLILSSGVLGYTVGHRQGLTAAGYDADAEQLVDVVQTQKASLETLNKTLNTAVQERDLAVSNANDLYLAMTKARDEQVQAESVGTIYREILRQRGGLALAVQNLSIKPLPENAFEYQIDLVQVSPGKSRASGSVELRLIKGAEILVVPLEDKNFNFENYERLTGRWTMPKGFKPEFIEVRLTGAKPVIRRFSWEQGKAVENQSATLSEIPKTEANAN; from the coding sequence ATGCCGAATAACGAGTCAAATACGACGCTTCCTCAGGAACCCGGTACTAAGAAACCATTCATGAAAGGCAATACGCCCTTAGCCATTGGTGCGGCTGTATTGATCTTAAGCAGTGGCGTACTCGGATATACCGTAGGACATCGTCAGGGTTTGACTGCGGCGGGTTATGATGCGGATGCAGAGCAACTGGTCGATGTAGTACAGACTCAAAAAGCCAGTCTGGAAACACTGAACAAGACGCTGAATACTGCGGTTCAGGAGCGTGATCTGGCGGTTAGCAATGCCAATGATCTGTATCTGGCCATGACCAAGGCACGTGATGAACAGGTGCAGGCCGAAAGTGTAGGAACCATTTATCGCGAGATCTTGCGTCAGCGTGGTGGTCTGGCATTGGCGGTTCAAAACCTGTCGATTAAACCATTACCCGAAAATGCCTTTGAATACCAGATTGATCTGGTTCAGGTCAGTCCAGGCAAAAGCCGTGCCTCAGGTAGTGTGGAATTGCGCCTGATTAAAGGTGCGGAAATTCTGGTGGTGCCACTGGAAGATAAAAACTTTAATTTTGAAAATTATGAGCGACTCACTGGCCGCTGGACCATGCCGAAAGGCTTTAAACCAGAATTTATTGAAGTGCGTCTCACCGGTGCCAAGCCTGTGATTCGTCGTTTTAGTTGGGAACAGGGCAAAGCAGTCGAAAATCAGTCTGCCACCTTGTCAGAAATTCCGAAAACCGAAGCAAATGCAAATTAA
- the argC gene encoding N-acetyl-gamma-glutamyl-phosphate reductase has translation MIVISVGIVGGTGYTGVELLRLLLRHPDVNVTALTSRTEAGRRVDDMFPSLRGHTNLKFSDLSLGLLKSCDVVFFATPHGVAMKHAEELVAANTKVIDLAADFRLQDLEQFEKWYGMQHACPELLKDSVYGLSELNREEIKKASVIGNPGCYPTTVQLGLAPVLKAAEALVKPESIIIDAKSGVSGAGRKASLGMIYSENSDNFKAYGVAGHRHHPEIVEALEKISGQKNVFDHILFVPHLVPMIRGMLSTIYIDLTEAGQSADLQALYEQFYANEAFVDVMPAGSSPETRSVRGANQLRIALYKPQPTKLVILVAQDNLVKGAAGQAVQNMNLMFGFAEDAGLNNIGLLP, from the coding sequence ATCATCGTGATTTCAGTGGGTATTGTGGGTGGTACGGGTTATACAGGCGTTGAACTTTTGCGTCTTTTGCTACGACATCCAGATGTAAATGTAACAGCACTGACATCACGTACTGAAGCAGGTCGTCGTGTAGATGACATGTTCCCAAGCTTGCGCGGGCATACCAATCTTAAATTTTCTGATTTGAGTCTGGGTTTATTAAAATCATGCGATGTGGTGTTCTTTGCAACACCGCATGGTGTCGCAATGAAACATGCCGAAGAGCTGGTTGCTGCAAATACCAAAGTGATCGACTTGGCGGCAGATTTTCGTTTACAAGATCTTGAACAGTTTGAAAAATGGTATGGCATGCAACATGCATGTCCAGAACTGTTAAAAGATTCTGTTTATGGTTTATCTGAGCTAAATCGTGAAGAAATTAAAAAGGCCAGTGTGATCGGGAATCCGGGGTGTTATCCAACTACAGTTCAGTTGGGTCTGGCGCCAGTCTTAAAAGCGGCTGAAGCATTGGTGAAACCTGAAAGCATTATTATCGATGCCAAATCTGGTGTATCAGGTGCAGGTCGTAAAGCCAGTCTGGGCATGATTTATTCTGAAAATTCCGATAATTTTAAGGCCTATGGTGTAGCGGGTCATCGTCATCACCCTGAAATTGTCGAAGCATTGGAAAAAATTTCAGGTCAAAAAAATGTGTTTGATCATATTTTATTTGTACCGCATTTGGTGCCGATGATTCGTGGTATGTTGTCGACCATCTATATCGATTTAACTGAAGCAGGCCAATCAGCAGATTTACAAGCGCTATATGAGCAGTTCTATGCCAATGAAGCATTTGTCGATGTTATGCCGGCGGGTAGCTCACCCGAAACCCGTTCAGTGCGTGGAGCGAATCAGTTGCGTATTGCCTTGTATAAGCCACAACCAACAAAACTGGTGATCCTGGTTGCACAAGACAATCTGGTGAAAGGTGCAGCAGGACAGGCTGTGCAAAACATGAACTTGATGTTTGGTTTTGCTGAAGACGCTGGCTTAAATAATATTGGTTTATTACCATAA
- a CDS encoding M48 family metallopeptidase produces the protein MTLSDLPEIQITRNVRSTRLRLRVDATQIRLTAPVFCSKKQIQHFIEQSESWLIKTWQSQQEKIENIDRTLPSELRLFNLKAAVKISYHSQKNNFIFDHEDLQLWISDRHPEEYLKTFVIAYAKEQLPSYLNLVSQQCRLPFKNCSIRQPKTRWGSCSAKHDIMLNSALVLFPEEVTHYVAVHELVHTKHFDHSPRFWAEVAKHDQHFQQHRITLKNTPLPYWWGA, from the coding sequence ATGACCTTATCCGACCTACCCGAAATTCAAATCACCCGAAATGTCCGTTCAACACGGTTACGTTTGCGTGTCGATGCGACCCAGATTCGTCTGACAGCACCGGTTTTTTGCAGCAAAAAACAGATACAGCATTTTATTGAACAATCTGAAAGCTGGCTGATTAAAACCTGGCAATCCCAGCAGGAAAAAATCGAAAATATTGACCGGACGCTACCGAGTGAGCTGCGGCTATTCAATCTAAAAGCAGCAGTAAAAATTTCTTATCACAGCCAGAAAAACAACTTTATTTTTGATCATGAAGATCTACAGCTTTGGATCAGTGACCGACATCCTGAAGAATATTTAAAAACTTTCGTGATTGCCTACGCAAAAGAACAGCTTCCTTCATATTTAAATCTTGTCTCACAGCAATGTCGGTTGCCTTTTAAAAACTGCAGTATTCGACAACCTAAAACCCGTTGGGGCAGTTGTTCTGCCAAGCATGACATTATGTTGAACAGCGCGCTGGTATTATTTCCTGAAGAGGTCACGCATTATGTCGCTGTCCATGAACTGGTACACACAAAGCATTTTGATCATAGTCCACGCTTTTGGGCAGAAGTTGCTAAGCATGATCAGCATTTCCAGCAGCATCGTATAACGCTGAAAAATACGCCGTTGCCATATTGGTGGGGTGCCTAA
- the rpiA gene encoding ribose-5-phosphate isomerase RpiA: MSLYATQDEKKQAAAKAALKHLPKGGILGVGTGSTVNFLIDLLPELQLEAAVASSEATAQRLKKLGIEVVDMNSVSGLDAYVDGADEIDRHMHMIKGGGAALTREKIVASIAKKFVCIVDDSKWVGQLGREFPLPVEVIPMARSAVARKIVSLGGDPAYREGVVTDNGNVILDVYNLNILNALELEKTLNDIPGVVCNGIFAINKADIAIVATDNGIEERTAV, translated from the coding sequence ATGAGTCTATATGCAACCCAAGATGAGAAAAAACAAGCAGCAGCCAAAGCCGCTTTAAAACACTTGCCAAAAGGGGGCATTTTAGGCGTAGGTACAGGCAGTACTGTAAACTTTTTAATTGACTTATTGCCTGAGCTGCAATTGGAAGCTGCGGTAGCCAGTTCAGAAGCAACTGCACAGCGCTTAAAAAAGCTCGGTATTGAAGTAGTGGATATGAACTCTGTCAGTGGTTTAGATGCCTATGTCGATGGCGCAGACGAAATTGATCGTCATATGCATATGATCAAAGGTGGCGGCGCAGCATTGACACGTGAAAAAATTGTTGCCTCTATTGCGAAAAAATTTGTGTGTATCGTGGATGATTCAAAATGGGTTGGACAATTGGGTCGTGAGTTTCCGCTTCCTGTAGAAGTGATTCCAATGGCACGTTCTGCGGTTGCGCGTAAAATTGTATCTTTGGGTGGCGATCCTGCTTATCGTGAAGGTGTGGTAACTGACAACGGTAACGTGATTCTAGACGTGTACAACCTGAATATTCTAAATGCGCTTGAACTGGAAAAAACCTTAAACGATATTCCGGGCGTGGTGTGTAACGGGATCTTTGCGATTAATAAAGCAGATATCGCCATTGTCGCGACGGATAACGGAATTGAAGAGCGTACTGCGGTTTAA